The Chitinophagales bacterium genome has a window encoding:
- a CDS encoding phytanoyl-CoA dioxygenase family protein, with product MFCFMDSFNKNGYTLVKSFFLKDEIANVLNQAKGIFFRQFHYKRYLKNNQTLLEDISDEEFNNCLYRLFEEDLTCLSNCGKQVQHLISLHRLSLDERILLKLKDLGIKTPVISTRPVLYFNHPRLAKQKVFHTVDAHQDWRSMQGSLNSIVVWLPLISVDVSLGALQVLPGSHLRGLYTDHIENGFGMVALSESDKASMISVEVEQGDALFFSSFLVHASGENTSDTPRWSCHFRYNDLEEPTFIERKYAHPYLYKPSEELITANFPTVEDVQNVFK from the coding sequence TTAAAGGATGAGATTGCTAACGTTTTGAATCAGGCAAAAGGAATATTTTTTCGTCAATTTCACTACAAACGATATTTAAAGAATAATCAAACTTTGTTAGAAGATATTTCAGACGAAGAGTTTAATAATTGCCTATATAGGTTGTTTGAAGAGGATTTGACTTGTTTGTCAAATTGTGGCAAACAAGTTCAGCATCTAATTAGCTTACACCGTCTATCGTTGGATGAACGTATTTTGTTAAAGCTTAAAGATTTAGGAATTAAAACTCCGGTAATTAGTACACGTCCTGTCTTGTATTTTAATCATCCAAGATTGGCAAAACAAAAGGTATTTCATACGGTTGACGCACATCAGGATTGGCGAAGTATGCAGGGCTCATTAAACTCTATTGTTGTCTGGTTGCCATTAATTAGTGTGGATGTTAGCCTTGGTGCGTTGCAGGTGCTACCTGGGAGTCATTTGAGGGGATTGTATACTGATCACATTGAAAATGGCTTTGGTATGGTTGCTCTAAGTGAGAGTGATAAGGCCTCGATGATTTCTGTAGAAGTTGAACAAGGTGACGCGTTGTTTTTTTCCAGTTTTTTAGTTCATGCAAGTGGTGAAAATACAAGCGATACTCCTCGGTGGAGTTGTCATTTTAGATATAATGACTTGGAAGAACCTACTTTTATTGAAAGGAAATATGCCCATCCATATTTGTACAAACCGAGCGAGGAATTAATAACCGCAAATTTTCCAACTGTTGAGGATGTTCAGAATGTCTTTAAATAG